DNA sequence from the Lycium barbarum isolate Lr01 chromosome 5, ASM1917538v2, whole genome shotgun sequence genome:
CCTTCGTCCAAAACCAGACCTTCTGTATTAGCTTTCGATGCAAGGACCAAACGATcggaatgaatcgtgtccacttagtatttgctacgacaaaaacagaaggaaacggacGAAATCGTCATATCATGTACGTACAAATACTtacaataaaaatattattgaaaaTTCAGATTATTGCATTTCGGATATGACTTCTTGTTAAACACCCTACCCTGGTGATTACCGCCGAATTCCGGCATCGCTTTATTCAAATACCCTACACCGGGTACTacagtcgaaattcgacaaaagCAACAAGCTCACATTAAACTGAGCCAAAAtctttaacaccctcgaatggggactacTATATCAGAATTTGCTAAGGTTGGGATTCAGGTGTCCAAACCTAATCCATGATGAATGAATTGCCGAATAAATATCGGCCCAAAAATGCCTaatgtgattcggagacgtctgaattcacagagCATAATTAAGTCCCATGGGCAAACAACTTTATCTAATCCCCGAACAAATTATACCGGACAGAGTGAAAAGCCGATAACGAGGCATAAACCGGAAAAATATCTCCGAgcaaaagtcataacaaacaCAGATcgaagaataaagaaaatcaacaAGGAAAATGTGCATTCCATATATGTAAGGTTTTTTCCACCTGAAATTCCTACgaagataaaaaagaaaaaaaaaaaaaaaaacaagccaaaaaggcaaaggcaaaataaaggctaagtaCAAGCCCTGATCTATCCGGTGCAGCTGGAACCAGAGCGCTCGGATACTGTCTGCTCGGAATCCTCAGAATCGGTATCAAGGGCTCTCTTGGCTTCCTCCTCGGTCTTTTTGGGTTCGAGTATCAGAGCCAGGAGGTCTCCAAAACCTTGTTGAGCTTGCTCGAGGGTGGCCCTCCAAGACTTCCACCGCTCATACTCCACCGTAATCGTAGTATGGGCTTCGGCAGCCTCCACGTTCTTAAGGGCTTTTATCAAGTATACCTCAGCCTGGGCCAGTTTGTCCACCAATTCGGATCTCTCAACATCGAGGATTCTTTGAACTTGAGtagccgactcgagctcggccttcaGGAATTCATTGGCCTCGGCTGTCTCCTCGAATTTGGTTTTGAGCTCATCGCATATTCGGGCCCTATCCTCGGCTTTCTGCTCGAATACCCTCAACTTGTCCTTGTACTTGGCATTCTCGGATTCAAGCCgtcgatgcctctcggccatgttcACGGCATCAGTCTTGACCGAGTCAAGCTCCCCTCGAAGTTGAGAGATAGTGGCCTCGAGTTCACCAAGCCTCGAATAAAAACGAGCATTATCTTGGCTGAGgccgaccttgtccgcttccAGGAGCCGGTTCTTCTCAACCATTCCGGCCAACTCATCCTTTAACcgaaggttttcggccttcgcTGCTTCGAGCTcaggttgaaggttggaaagggcagCTGCTCGGTTTAACTGATCCTCCTTCACTTGCAAAAGatgctggaacttctccgtttcccgACCCTGGGCGTGCAGCTGGCCCTTAAGGTCGTCAACCTCTTGCTGAACACGGATGAAGGCCTCATTGACGAGCACCACGCTCTGTGAAAGAAACGAGACGTTAAAAACTTGGAAAACAAGAAGGAAAAATTCACATCGAGTTATGGAAAGATAGGCTGATGAGCTTACTCGgctgcccgcgtgcatgccctcgttaataagACTCTTCCAGGGGACCCCGGTCATCTTCGGTTTATCCGAGTCTGAGACGAgaggcctcaggtagcttgcaaCTCCCACAGGACGCGAAAAAAAACTGCAGTCCTCAGGGACGGTAATCACGACCGATCTTGTCCTTCTAGGTTCCACACTCGGGGCCGGGAAGATGCGCACCAGGCTATCTCTTGCTCCAGTTTCGGTGGACTGGCTAGCTGCCCTCGTGactcgagggatagggagatgtccgaaactggcagcttccccggtagcaggaggagtatccgagaacatatcatcaaagtTATCCGACCTCGAAGCTGGAGTTGGAGAAGTTGGAGTTGGAGAAGTTGGAGCAGCCTCAGCAGTCTAAGTAGAGGCAGGGACCTCGGAGGTTGCAGCAGTTTCGTCACCGGGCATTGGACCAGCGTCCATTGGAGCctcggtctcggggaccggctcaaTCCTCTGATCGGCTTCGGCAGCTGGTGCATGCCCGGACCTTCTGGTCCTTTGCAAGGGGGTCTTCTCGGATGAAGCACCACCTGAAATGTCAAcatattcaatcgaccttagaggagtcgggtaaagaacttcttccccacctgtgtgcaatgccggagctgacggtccttccccggctgaaggaagaGGTGGAATGGTGGTATCCTCCTTCGGAATAGAAGCAATGGAAGGGGTCACACCGACCCTCCGAATGAGGAAATCGGGCTCTATTTCATCTCTTAGAGTCCGAACGACGCTTCTTGCCCTCTTCTGCGGTATCTGCCCTTTATCCGAGGGCTTTCTTCGCCTTTTGTTGGCAGCAGCAATGATACGGGATGTACCCGCTGAATCAAATTCAGGAGCCGGCGTAGCTGGCTCGGCTGCTGGCTCCGGTCTGGGCTCCACTGAACCCTTAGGTAAACTTGAATACCGAAGAGGTTATGAAAAAGGGGAAAGGAAAGGGTAGAAAATGCGATAAATTCTGACCCAAGCatagtattaccgtggttttgagcgacccatcggccacgtgacaggtgcCCCATGTCCGTGCTGCATAGGTGTGTTGGCATAAAGAAGGGGAGCACCAATCTATTCATTCATGTTTCGtacagccggaggtatccatgccacgACTGGTATAAAGAAGGGGAGAAATCGTGTTAATACGAAAGGGCAAGCGTTTGACAAAGCATTCAAGGGTAACTATTGAAAGAATTGAGAAACTTACGATTATCTttccacctctccggaaagggcatataATCGGCCGGAATTATGtccgcggtcctcacccggacgtagCGCTCTAGACAACCTCGGTCTCTttcttcatccatcttcgaaaCGATCGGGTTCCGGCTTCGCTTGGCGAGCTTTATCACACCCCCTCGGAACAACCTCAGGGAATATAatcggaggcaggccacggtcctccagacTATCAGAccaatttgggccaaggtcacaTTATATGTCCGacacatatccaaaataaccgGGTCGATTGGGGGGTCGAACTTGAGTGTAAAAAGATAGGTATAAACGTACAGGAAGCCCTCCCGATGATCGGTGATCGATTCGTCAGGCCCGGGGGCAAACACTTgcaccggacggttatcccatccgcaatcagcccgaACTTGATCAAGTTTGTCCTCGGTAATGGAAGATGGATATCGccttacatcaaaccctctatcagcAACCAGAGAAGGCTTCTCAACTTCAAACTCTttgttatagttgggtttggacagtattatgtccaaagcagtgggctcaatgacggtttttcccttgggttgtgaagttggctcgattccttgagaagaaactgaGGGAACATCCTGGGtggtggtttcggtgttggcagacatttgaattAGATAATGAAAAGGGAGATTCGGTGAACTCGATGAGGGAGAAGGAATAAGttacaaaaaataataagagtgaagaAGCAGTTTAGAGAAAATTTCAAAATGGCAGAGTGAGAGAAGAAGCAAAGTAGCACTTTCAGTCAAAAGAACAGCAGTAGAGAAGTTGACAAAGTTAGTCTTTTTATTATCAAAACAAATAGGAAGGGGGATGATCACGATCAAAGAAGAAAAATGGAGAGAAAAACGATTAGTGAGTGAAAGAAGTAAAGAAGGAGAAGTGAAAATAGTAAAATGAGGGGGGTTaaaagccttatataggcatggggacCGAGACGGTTACAAAGCCCAGCTAACcgggggatgccacgtgtcccaccattaatgagacgtgatttgaaacgacgtgcgttacggaGGTTACCAAAGTTGGCcgttcgggatgagacacgtggctgatggcagagggacgtgacataactgttcccgccaaaatgaaaagataaggaCGAGCTTATGAAATCGCCGGTTTGGTgactcatccacttcccgttactccggtaaaactacagtctgggaagtgtggggactatctgtatacggtaaaaatcggatatatgcaaGACTGGTGAGACCGGGGACCGGAGATAAGAAGAGACAGGCATGATCACCGAGTCTTCCCTTAGAACTGGTGGAATTGCATTGGTTGCGGCTGACCTGAGAAAAGTGAAGCAAATCTGTTTGGTCCGGTATCTCCGGACCAAACTCCGCATCTCAgccagtccggtttctccatgaccaagttgatcgtggccgttggtccggtttcagcatgaccgagttgatcgtggctgtTAGTCCAGTTAATCAATTACAAAATCGCCACGGGTCAACATCGTTCTGTCACTTTGCAccgacaaccgtacgggtgtcagaccgtacggcccaaccttatccttttagggtttactTTATTCTAAAAAGGCTTTATGTTATAtgcaaggcccataaggcaaaactataaataggagacatttccctacttttaagggttagctttttGGGATCTAGAGCATTGTAAtaacaaatcaaaatatcattttCTCTTTGGCCCGAATCAGTGGAATATTATTGTCTTTAGCTTACTCTTCTAACATCATTTACTTGATCATCCATAACAACGTATTTATTCAAGTTATTAACGCATATAGTCGTATATACAAACCATTGCACacgaatccatatatatatattccacgaaaaaccaaaatagattaaagtttgctcacatatcctatacctcacttacaaattcaagtgattacctaaattcggggtaaacacaaATACAATGAAGTAGGAACTGATATACTCCCACCGGTTAAAAAAGAATCCACTTTTTCATTtacacacctcttaagaaaatactaatttctaggtaaaaataggtaatttgactaaactactcctatttaaataggtattgagatttggtCACTTAATATTTAATAAGGACAAATCTGAAAATataaagttaattctttcttaatttgaaaagtgaacactcttttttaactaaaaaataaaagttaagtggacactttttttgaaCCGGAGTAAGTAGTTAGTTCAAAAGGATTCTTACGCAAATATCCGGCTTAAAAGAATTGTTTGAGTGAAACCCACTTTACCCCCTTAACATATTAGGTTTGGGAAACAATACCTCCTTCACATCTTGAATGGGATAATAAACCCCCTTGATCTTAAGTCAATGGTTAGAAATGAATTGaactatttcatatattttttaaatgtaaaaaacGACCACAATAGTATAAATTGTGACATACTTTTCAGTAAATAAAATATTTAAGTAAAAATGTTTATATTTAAATTTAcacatctttttttttatttggttttTAAAACACAGCCATTAGgcttcatttatttatttatttatttattttattttagagcTCAAATTGTAAAATGTCTTGATATATCTCATTATTtatattattatcactatttaaATTTTACTACAACAACTAAATTCTTGTAAAACATTTTTCATTTTTGATGTTATACTTACGTACTCAAAGTCTAATTATTTTGTAAACTATTTTATTAGTAATACTTTGAATAAAAAGTAATAATCTCCAATATAATTAATaactgatatgatattttttttaaaaaacaaatactTGAAAATGTGTTACCAAATAAGGTTTTTATTTCATAATACAAGATATGGACTAGGTATTATTTTCTAATCTCTAATTTTTAGGATTGCTAAATAAatttacacacatatatacaatattGATGAGTATTGTGTTGGTAATTTTTCATTCTTGATCTGAAAAAGATATAAAATGAATCATAAATTGAAAGTTATTTTTGATATTATATTTTTTTGGAAACTATTAGGCTTATGATATGTAAGAGTGatataaaaatagaacaactTTTTATACAAATTGAATagttgaaataaaaaaaaaaaaactttttggtCCGGTGATATAAAATTTTCAAAACTAGTAATATTAAATAAAATGGTCAAGATAACTTGGAGTTTTACCAAAAATAATTCATGCAACAAAATGAGACTTTAAATATCAAaataaaaagatttaaaaaaaggAGAGGTATGAGATTTAATTTTTACACAATGTTATTGCTTAAAATTTTTAGTCATTTAAAATGTTATAGTTCATATTAATTGAAGGTCGCTTTGGCGtttaaaaatatatgaaataatttTAACTCATTTCTAGTCATTAATTTAAGATTAAGGGGATTTATTATCCAATTCAAAATGTGAAAGGAGTATTATTTTCCAACCTCAAAATGTTAGGGGGAAGTGGGTTTCACTCGAATTGTTTTCATCGACTGTAgccgattaaaaaaaaaaaaaaaaacattagctGTAGCTCAAAATTCACGTGAGTAACGAAAGGAATAACCCATGTGACTGACTGCTCATTTGGACTGTTCTCTCAGCCCCTCTTTTTTGTCTAAGCACTTTTTTATTAGGGAAAAATTCCTAGATAATGAAAAGAAATTCATAATTATCATAACTAGCAGTATTATTCAACATCCAAAAAATAGCAACGAAGATATTACAAAACATATATAACATCTAACAAATCCCAAAAAAGTTAGGAATTTTATCTTTTCTTTCCTATACACCTTAGCCGTCGTTGTCTCTCACACGTCGTTATCGATTGCCACTGCTCCACCGGAAAATTGCCGGAGCTTCTCtcccatatatatttttttcttttttcatcatCACCCCCCATAGCACCAGCCTACTCAATGCGTTGTTTTTATCTGCATCGGATTTTTTCTTCCGTCGGAGTGCTCTCCCATGGCTTCCACAACTTCTTCTCCCCATATATCTTGCATGTCATTGTATACGACTACCCGTGACTGCACTGATATGCTTTGACATAGGCATCATACACACAATAAACAATGATATATACACttgtatgttgttgtatgtacTTGTATCTCATGAGTATGTCACTATATGTACAATGTAATATATAGGACACACAATAACATAGACAGACATATACTAGATATACACCATACATACATTCGTTTCACCTTTAGAGAACCGCCAACTAAAATACCATCATAACCACCACTCCTTCCACCATAACAATACAAAATCGCCTTCCCGGTATCAGGGAGGATATTAGGCTCCTACTCAGGGCCAGCTAGAGGGTAAGGCCATTGCTTTTGGGCCCCAAATTTTGGGGGGCCCATATTCTAATTATAGTATGtgtatatgttatttttctttaaaaaaaaattattaagaaGTATAGTGTAGAAACTAAGAAATATTTACTCCCTTCATTCCAAAATAATTGATATTTGTCACTTCTCAGGAGTCAATTTGATTAATATTCTTAGCTAAATTAGATTTGATTAATTCAATATATtaaaagttagattttcaaaaacTATATGAAAAATATTATAAGTTCCAATTTTTTTCATatcaatatgatgaaaaaaaatacaacttaaatatGTTGATACAAAATGTATACGATTTGACTCGTTAGAAATGAAATATGACAAGTATGTTAGAATAGAACGAGtataaataagattttttttgaaattatgatTGATACTAGTGTTGAAAAAAATTAACTCATTTAGATCTTTACATCACCTCTGAATATAGATCTTTTGGGTCATCTACATTTGTCATTTGAATAaatgataaaaaataaattaaggcCTCATATTACAGTTTGGCTTTAGACCACCAATTTTGTTGAGCCGTCCTGCCTGAGCCATGTTGCGAAGGTTCTTTTAAAAAAAGGCTAACTTAATAATTACTATGTCTCTTAAAGCTGAACACGTTCAATTATTAAATACTACGCGAAAAAGAACTATTAATAAACTTTATCTTATATGAGAAGTTAGTTAAAAGCATAGTTTTAAATTTGCAATTTGACCGTAATTATTGAGAGCCAACTTTAGTTAGGTAAGTAATATAGTAAGGAGCAACTTTCACTTGAACATCAATTTCTCAAATGGAAAAGGAAGTTTGGTTAAACCTGTTAA
Encoded proteins:
- the LOC132639459 gene encoding uncharacterized protein LOC132639459 codes for the protein MKKVPYASAIGSLMYAMICTRPNIAHAIGIVSRFLSNPRKEHWNAVKWIMRYLCSTSSLSFCFGTEKPILCCYTDSDMAGDVDTRKSTSGYLITYAGGAVSWQSRLQKCVALSTTKAELIATVETCKELLYMKRFMEELGFAQVRDVLDSKLLELEKIHTDDNGSDILTKALPRRKFEECCGASSEKTPLQRTRRSGHAPAAEADQRIEPVPETEAPMDAGPMPGDETAATSESVVLVNEAFIRVQQEVDDLKGQLHAQGRETEKFQHLLQVKEDQLNRAAALSNLQPELEAAKAENLRLKDELAGMVEKNRLLEADKVGLSQDNARFYSRLGELEATISQLRGELDSVKTDAVNMAERHRRLESENAKYKDKLRVFEQKAEDRARICDELKTKFEETAEANEFLKAELESATQVQRILDVERSELVDKLAQAEVYLIKALKNVEAAEAHTTITVEYERWKSWRATLEQAQQGFGDLLALILEPKKTEEEAKRALDTDSEDSEQTVSERSGSSCTG